A genome region from Neptunomonas japonica JAMM 1380 includes the following:
- a CDS encoding putative bifunctional diguanylate cyclase/phosphodiesterase produces the protein MAFKFRHRIAFKQARSVLLISLLLGLISTCWQIYFDLELEEDSLQGRIERIIVLHRENATRVVYNLDTEQASDITKALIANPMIYRASLIDDFGDVLSKHIREPAEQTTLATIGRYFFRVKTHISTPLTVGMQKGYPAQLVIDLDATFIAENFAHRAAVSLGLGVIHDVVLACLFLLLIYRYLSQPVLKIAKWVNQLRNSNDYTRLPYTELDEIGDLVFSFDKLWQERKQVADQLHDTIQDLSKSEHFSRSLMENAGDAMFLCLPDTTIIQVNNQAVETLGVARDILEGKKLADFSQDYSPDQLQSLFGGIDAKQAQTFEDIQVGEKHRFPIEARGIKLTLQDTSYILVLARDITIRKEAERQIYDLAFFDTLTGLANRRLFLDRLTSSIELHQVNKNYGAVLYLDLDRFKTINDSLGHGIGDKLLCEVSQRLVEILPGESTCARFGGDEFVVLLPSTSDSSDACAEMVASIALKLLEHMAIPFEIYNHLLYCTASIGIAVFPDNSNGALDILRHADTALYRAKALGRNAFQFYDPEMQSSAQERLEIEKGLHQAIENNEFELWFQPQVGAGDEVIGAEALLRWCHPSKGIVFPGDFISIAEDSGQIVEIGNWVLAQGIQQLSSWIEQGLPESFRRMAINISPLQFMQVDFVDRIFDLMDTAQLPGHMLELEITENMLLNNFEIASSKMKLLKQRGISFAIDDFGTGYSSLKYLRNLPLDILKIDRSFVTNLRPSSEDAAIVQVIIATADRLDLVVVAEGVETYAQRDTLLALGCHVFQGYLYSKPVPAADLYRFLQQKIKMVEC, from the coding sequence ATGGCTTTTAAATTTAGACACCGAATTGCGTTTAAGCAAGCTCGCTCGGTTCTTCTCATCTCGTTGTTATTAGGGTTAATTTCAACCTGTTGGCAAATTTATTTTGATTTAGAACTGGAAGAAGACAGTTTACAAGGCAGGATTGAGCGAATAATAGTCTTGCATAGGGAGAATGCGACTCGTGTTGTTTATAACTTAGATACAGAGCAAGCAAGTGATATTACCAAAGCACTAATAGCCAACCCCATGATCTATCGAGCTAGCCTTATTGATGATTTTGGTGATGTGCTTAGCAAACATATCCGAGAACCCGCTGAGCAAACCACTTTAGCGACGATTGGTCGTTACTTTTTTCGTGTGAAAACTCATATTAGCACTCCGCTAACAGTAGGAATGCAAAAAGGGTATCCTGCACAACTTGTTATTGATCTTGATGCAACCTTCATTGCTGAAAACTTTGCGCATCGGGCTGCGGTTAGTTTGGGTTTGGGGGTAATTCATGATGTTGTATTGGCTTGTTTGTTCCTGCTTCTGATTTATCGTTACCTGTCTCAGCCGGTGTTGAAAATAGCTAAGTGGGTTAATCAACTCCGCAATAGTAATGATTATACGAGGCTTCCTTATACTGAACTAGATGAGATCGGTGACCTAGTTTTTAGCTTCGATAAGCTATGGCAGGAGCGAAAGCAAGTCGCCGATCAGTTGCATGACACTATTCAAGATCTATCCAAAAGTGAGCACTTTTCTCGTTCACTCATGGAAAATGCCGGGGATGCGATGTTTCTTTGCCTTCCTGACACGACCATTATACAAGTCAACAATCAGGCGGTTGAAACCCTTGGTGTGGCACGTGATATTCTAGAAGGAAAAAAACTAGCTGATTTCAGCCAAGATTATTCACCGGACCAACTACAGAGCCTATTTGGTGGTATTGATGCTAAACAAGCCCAAACGTTTGAGGATATTCAGGTTGGTGAGAAGCACCGATTTCCCATTGAGGCTCGTGGCATAAAGTTAACGCTCCAAGATACGAGTTATATTTTGGTACTTGCCCGGGATATAACTATACGTAAAGAAGCCGAGCGGCAAATTTATGACCTGGCATTCTTTGATACTCTCACCGGCCTTGCTAACAGGCGTTTATTTTTGGATCGTTTAACATCTTCTATTGAGCTTCACCAGGTCAATAAAAACTATGGTGCAGTACTGTATTTGGATTTAGATCGATTTAAAACAATCAATGACTCTCTTGGGCACGGTATCGGAGATAAGTTGTTATGTGAGGTCTCTCAACGTTTAGTAGAAATACTGCCAGGCGAGAGTACATGTGCTCGTTTTGGGGGTGATGAGTTTGTCGTTTTATTGCCTAGTACTAGTGATTCATCAGATGCGTGTGCTGAAATGGTAGCTAGCATTGCACTCAAATTGCTTGAGCACATGGCAATCCCGTTTGAGATTTATAACCATCTTCTTTATTGCACTGCTAGTATCGGAATAGCTGTATTTCCTGATAACTCCAATGGCGCACTGGATATTTTGCGTCATGCTGATACCGCACTTTATCGCGCAAAGGCTCTAGGACGAAACGCTTTTCAGTTCTATGATCCGGAGATGCAATCTTCTGCACAGGAAAGACTGGAGATTGAAAAAGGTTTGCATCAAGCGATTGAAAATAATGAGTTCGAGCTTTGGTTCCAGCCTCAAGTTGGTGCTGGAGACGAGGTCATTGGCGCAGAAGCTTTATTGCGTTGGTGTCATCCGAGCAAAGGAATAGTCTTTCCCGGTGACTTTATTAGTATTGCAGAAGATAGTGGGCAGATCGTTGAGATAGGTAACTGGGTGCTTGCGCAGGGCATTCAGCAACTTTCAAGTTGGATTGAACAAGGGCTACCCGAATCATTTAGGCGTATGGCAATTAATATCAGCCCATTGCAGTTTATGCAGGTTGATTTTGTTGATCGAATATTCGATCTGATGGATACGGCTCAACTCCCCGGTCATATGTTAGAGCTGGAGATCACTGAGAATATGCTGCTCAATAACTTTGAAATTGCTAGTAGCAAAATGAAGTTACTTAAGCAAAGAGGGATCTCGTTTGCGATTGACGATTTTGGCACCGGTTATTCGTCACTTAAATATTTACGAAATTTGCCACTGGATATCCTGAAAATTGATCGCTCGTTTGTTACTAATCTTCGCCCTTCATCAGAAGATGCCGCCATTGTTCAAGTAATCATTGCCACAGCTGATAGATTGGATTTAGTTGTAGTTGCTGAGGGGGTAGAAACCTATGCCCAAAGAGATACCTTACTAGCGCTTGGTTGCCACGTCTTTCAAGGGTATCTGTATTCTAAACCGGTGCCTGCCGCCGATTTATATCGCTTTCTTCAGCAAAAAATAAAAATGGTTGAATGTTAG